Proteins from a genomic interval of Clostridium sp. M62/1:
- a CDS encoding amino acid ABC transporter permease — protein MDLVQILKQLAGGMGTSIEIFAVTLIFSLPLGLLISFGRMSKNPVIRTIVKFYISIMRGTPLMLQLMVVYFGPYYLLGIRVGNDYRLWAAFIGFVINYAAYFAEIYRSGIQSMPAGQYEAAKMLGYSRTQTFFRIIFPQVIKRILPSITNEVITLVKDTSLAFTISVMEMFTVAKALASSQVSMIPFVAAGLFYYVFNLLVAVVMEHAEKRLNYYS, from the coding sequence ATGGATTTAGTTCAGATTTTAAAACAGCTTGCAGGAGGCATGGGAACCAGCATTGAGATCTTTGCAGTGACGCTCATCTTTTCCCTTCCTCTCGGGCTTCTCATCTCATTCGGGAGAATGTCAAAGAATCCCGTCATAAGGACGATCGTTAAGTTTTACATATCCATTATGAGGGGAACGCCCTTGATGCTTCAGCTTATGGTGGTGTATTTCGGCCCCTATTACCTGCTGGGAATCCGGGTGGGAAATGATTACCGGCTGTGGGCGGCCTTTATTGGCTTTGTGATCAACTATGCGGCCTATTTTGCGGAAATTTACCGCAGCGGTATTCAGTCCATGCCGGCCGGCCAGTATGAGGCTGCAAAGATGCTGGGCTACAGCAGGACGCAGACCTTCTTTCGAATTATCTTTCCCCAGGTGATAAAGCGGATTCTGCCTTCCATCACGAATGAGGTGATCACTCTTGTGAAGGACACCTCCCTGGCATTTACCATCAGCGTGATGGAAATGTTCACAGTCGCCAAGGCTCTGGCCTCCTCTCAGGTCAGCATGATTCCCTTTGTGGCGGCGGGACTGTTTTACTATGTATTTAACCTTTTAGTGGCTGTAGTGATGGAGCATGCGGAAAAAAGGCTGAATTATTACAGCTGA
- a CDS encoding amino acid ABC transporter ATP-binding protein, which translates to MNILEIKNIEKSFGENKVLRDISLSVKDGEIVSVIGPSGSGKSTLLRCACMLETMDRGSVVYEGEPAVWNEGDGRVQYADKKRLRELRALYGLVFQNFNLFPHYSVLRNVMDAPIHVQKRGRDEVKREAMALLEKMGLSDKADMYPCQLSGGQQQRVAIARALALNPKILFFDEPTSALDPELTQEVLKVIKSLADLKIAMVIVTHEMAFAKDISDRVIFMAGGVIVEEGSPEQVFASDNERTRAFLGKYYEKTEG; encoded by the coding sequence ATGAATATATTAGAGATCAAAAACATTGAAAAATCTTTTGGAGAAAATAAGGTGCTCAGGGATATTTCTCTGAGCGTAAAGGACGGGGAGATCGTATCGGTGATCGGCCCGTCAGGCTCGGGAAAATCCACACTTCTCAGGTGTGCCTGCATGCTGGAAACCATGGACAGGGGTTCTGTGGTCTATGAGGGAGAACCGGCAGTCTGGAATGAGGGGGACGGCCGGGTACAGTACGCGGACAAAAAGAGGCTTAGGGAGCTGCGCGCTCTCTACGGACTTGTCTTCCAGAATTTCAATCTGTTTCCTCATTACTCCGTTCTCAGAAATGTCATGGACGCGCCCATCCATGTTCAGAAACGGGGGCGCGACGAGGTGAAAAGGGAGGCCATGGCTCTTCTGGAAAAGATGGGACTCTCAGACAAGGCGGACATGTATCCCTGCCAGCTGTCCGGAGGCCAGCAGCAGAGGGTGGCCATCGCCAGGGCTCTGGCCCTGAATCCTAAAATCCTGTTTTTTGACGAGCCCACCTCAGCGCTGGATCCGGAGCTGACCCAGGAGGTTTTAAAGGTAATCAAGTCCCTGGCAGACCTGAAAATTGCCATGGTGATTGTCACCCATGAGATGGCATTTGCAAAGGATATATCCGACCGGGTCATCTTCATGGCAGGCGGAGTCATTGTGGAGGAGGGAAGTCCGGAGCAGGTGTTCGCCTCAGACAATGAGAGGACGAGGGCGTTTCTCGGTAAGTATTACGAGAAAACGGAAGGCTGA
- a CDS encoding zinc dependent phospholipase C family protein, with translation MPGFTTHYIFGMKSYNDLPNNQLKHIIAKHRWLYQLGLQGPDMFFYYIPVLRHRDYRNVGSYMHEHHVNEFFRCSLNRLSHLKSKQQREQAVAYLAGFMNHYIADYVCHPYVYGRIGYDVSNPSAVHHGRHAALENDIDAILLYKYKKKKPSEFNQTATICLNGQEMQFVSHFLSSCINDAYYPITYRNNFQVKPSMVHRSIWAMRFGCRTLADKSGKKRGGIALVESIFVSHPVASAKLVTDTFTQPRKCCNLDHEPWCNPWNKALASTDSFVDLFHLTLRKVSSAYYFFNACLSSSVPLEEQDFHQLLTELGNYSYHSGLPVS, from the coding sequence ATGCCAGGTTTTACTACTCACTATATTTTTGGCATGAAATCCTACAATGATCTTCCAAACAACCAGCTCAAGCACATTATTGCAAAACACCGCTGGCTCTACCAGCTGGGTCTGCAGGGGCCGGATATGTTCTTTTACTATATTCCCGTCCTGCGGCACAGGGATTACAGAAACGTGGGCTCCTACATGCACGAGCACCATGTCAATGAGTTTTTCCGGTGCTCCCTGAACCGCCTCTCCCATCTGAAGTCGAAGCAGCAGCGGGAGCAGGCTGTCGCCTATCTGGCAGGTTTTATGAACCACTACATCGCAGACTATGTCTGTCATCCTTACGTGTACGGCCGAATCGGCTATGACGTTTCCAACCCGTCCGCCGTCCATCACGGCAGACATGCGGCGCTGGAAAATGATATTGACGCTATTCTCCTGTATAAATATAAAAAGAAAAAGCCGTCTGAATTTAATCAGACGGCCACCATCTGCCTGAACGGACAGGAAATGCAGTTCGTATCACATTTTCTGTCAAGCTGCATCAATGACGCCTACTATCCTATCACCTACCGGAATAACTTCCAGGTAAAGCCTTCCATGGTGCACCGCTCTATCTGGGCCATGCGCTTTGGCTGCCGGACTCTGGCAGACAAATCCGGCAAAAAAAGAGGCGGCATCGCCCTGGTGGAATCTATCTTTGTGAGCCACCCGGTGGCCTCGGCAAAGCTGGTGACAGACACTTTCACCCAGCCCAGGAAGTGCTGCAACCTGGATCACGAGCCCTGGTGCAACCCGTGGAACAAGGCGCTGGCCTCCACCGACTCCTTTGTGGATCTGTTTCACCTGACTCTCAGAAAGGTGAGCAGTGCCTACTATTTCTTCAACGCCTGCCTGTCCAGCAGCGTTCCCTTGGAAGAGCAGGATTTCCACCAGCTCCTCACAGAGCTTGGAAATTATTCCTATCACAGCGGGCTGCCTGTAAGCTAG
- a CDS encoding alanine/glycine:cation symporter family protein, with protein sequence MIQFLRDLVWGPWLMALFLLTGLYFTIRFRFFQVLRANVWWRETAGSLAAGRRTREKKGQFASACTALAATVGTGNIAGVATAVTMGGPGAVFWMWASALLGMMTAYAEVYLGRKYRYLGSDLRPICGPYAYLERGLGMRGLGCLYAVLCILSSLGMGSMVQANSVAESAAFSAGIPLTVTGFVLTALVMAVIFGGARRISQAAVGLVPFSAAFYMGLCAAVILANLPEIPSVFAGIFRDACSVDSAAGGMAGIFVSRAVRYGISRGVFSNEAGLGSLAVLHGEADEEDQERSRERFACEQGMWAVFEVFFDTMVSCTMTALVILCGKNPMKGYSGSAGVAACFSACFGDAGGILVSLSMSLFAFATIIAWFYLGRQALAYLTDGFSWQRTAVLCYGFFYLNAVFFGCVARLTLVWNLSDIFNGLMAVPNLIGVFLLRREVRLPALRQK encoded by the coding sequence ATGATTCAGTTTCTGCGTGACTTGGTCTGGGGGCCATGGCTGATGGCTCTGTTTCTTCTGACGGGACTTTACTTTACCATCCGGTTCCGCTTCTTTCAGGTCTTGCGGGCCAATGTGTGGTGGAGGGAAACTGCAGGGAGCCTTGCAGCGGGAAGGCGTACCCGGGAGAAAAAGGGACAGTTCGCGTCGGCCTGTACAGCCCTTGCGGCCACTGTGGGGACGGGAAATATTGCAGGGGTGGCCACAGCCGTGACCATGGGCGGACCGGGAGCTGTGTTCTGGATGTGGGCCTCGGCGCTGCTTGGGATGATGACAGCCTATGCGGAAGTCTATCTGGGAAGAAAATACCGCTATCTGGGCTCAGACCTCCGTCCAATCTGCGGTCCCTATGCCTATCTGGAACGGGGGCTTGGCATGAGGGGACTCGGCTGTCTTTACGCAGTGCTCTGCATTCTGTCATCTCTGGGAATGGGAAGCATGGTACAGGCCAACTCTGTTGCAGAGAGTGCCGCTTTTTCAGCCGGAATCCCTCTGACTGTGACAGGTTTTGTCCTGACGGCTCTGGTAATGGCAGTGATATTCGGGGGAGCCAGGCGCATCTCCCAGGCGGCGGTGGGGCTTGTTCCGTTTTCGGCAGCATTCTATATGGGGTTATGCGCAGCTGTGATTCTGGCGAATCTTCCCGAAATTCCGTCTGTGTTTGCCGGGATTTTCCGGGATGCCTGCTCTGTGGACAGCGCGGCAGGAGGGATGGCTGGAATTTTTGTGAGCAGAGCAGTCAGATACGGGATTTCCAGAGGGGTGTTTTCCAACGAGGCGGGGCTTGGGAGCCTGGCTGTACTCCATGGGGAGGCCGACGAGGAGGATCAGGAGCGCAGCCGGGAGCGCTTTGCCTGTGAGCAGGGCATGTGGGCTGTATTCGAGGTGTTTTTCGACACGATGGTGAGCTGTACCATGACAGCCCTTGTGATTCTGTGCGGGAAGAATCCCATGAAGGGATATTCCGGCAGTGCGGGAGTGGCCGCCTGCTTTTCTGCCTGTTTCGGAGATGCAGGGGGAATTCTGGTGTCTCTGTCTATGAGCCTCTTCGCCTTCGCCACTATCATTGCCTGGTTTTATCTGGGCAGGCAGGCTCTGGCCTACCTGACGGACGGGTTCTCCTGGCAGAGAACGGCAGTTCTCTGCTATGGTTTTTTCTATCTGAATGCGGTATTCTTCGGCTGCGTCGCCAGACTGACCCTGGTGTGGAATCTCTCGGATATTTTTAACGGGCTGATGGCTGTCCCGAACCTGATAGGGGTGTTCCTTCTGAGAAGGGAAGTAAGGCTTCCAGCCCTGAGGCAGAAATAA